A single region of the Sorex araneus isolate mSorAra2 chromosome 7, mSorAra2.pri, whole genome shotgun sequence genome encodes:
- the FBXW7 gene encoding F-box/WD repeat-containing protein 7 isoform X3 — MNQELLSVGSKRRRTGGSLRGNPSSSQADEEQMNRVVEEEQQQQQLRQEEEHTARNGEVVGAEPRSGDQNDSQQGQLEENNNRFISVDEDSSGNQEEQEEDEEHAGEQDEEDEEEEEMDQESDDFDQSDDSSREDEHTHSNSVTNSSSIVDLPIHQLSSPFYTKTTKVSIYSLLFS; from the coding sequence ATGAATCAGGAACTGCTCTCTGTGGGCAGCAAAAGACGACGAACtggaggctctctgagaggtaacCCTTCCTCAAGCCAGGCAGATGAAGAGCAGATGAATCGTGTGGTAGAGGaggaacagcagcagcagcagctgagaCAAGAGGAGGAACACACGGCAAGGAATGGTGAAGTTGTTGGAGCAGAACCACGATCTGGAGACCAGAATGATTCCCAGCAAGGACAACTGGAAGAAAACAACAATCGGTTTATTTCAGTAGATGAGGACTCCTCAGGAAACCAAGAAGAgcaagaggaagatgaagaacaTGCTGGTGAACAAGATGAGGAGGAcgaagaagaagaggaaatggaCCAGGAGAGTGACGATTTTGATCAGTCTGATGACAGTAGCAGGGAAGATGAACACACGCACAGTAACAGTGTCACAAACTCCAGTAGTATTGTGGACCTGCCTATTCACCAACTCTCCTCCCCATTCTATACAAAGACAACAAAAGTGAGTATATATAGTCTGCTGTTCAGCTGA